Below is a genomic region from bacterium.
ATGCTCGGGCTGGGCCTTCTTCCTACGGGGCACATTTACCCGAAGGAGGAGAGAGCTGTTCGCGATCTGCTCAGAAAGAGAGCGCACTTGGCCAGGATCCGCACCTCTTTGATTCTCAGTCTTCAGAGTATCATCGCCAGGAACTGCGGCAAGCGGATCAAGAGCAACGATATCAAACGGCTTCGTGAGGATATGATCGCCCCTATTCTGGAATACAACGAAGATCTGGCGCTAGCCGGAGAAGTGAGCAAGGAGATGATCGACTACCTTACGCGCAAAATACGGAGCGTGGAGCTGTTCATCGAGGGGAAGGTGGAGAAGAAGGAGACCTACCGATACTTGCACACCATGCCCGGTGTCGGCAGGGTGCTTGGCCTGACGATCTGTCTGGAGACGGGTGATATCAGTCGTTTTGCCAATGTAGGCAACTATAGTTCTTACTGTCGGAAGGTTCCCAGCCGATGGACGAGCAACGACAAGCGCAAGGGCAAAGGCAACATAAAAAACGGGATC
It encodes:
- a CDS encoding transposase is translated as GAVVESTFNWYWLVDLLMDAGYQVHLANPTAIQKYKGLKYPDDTHDACWLAEMLGLGLLPTGHIYPKEERAVRDLLRKRAHLARIRTSLILSLQSIIARNCGKRIKSNDIKRLREDMIAPILEYNEDLALAGEVSKEMIDYLTRKIRSVELFIEGKVEKKETYRYLHTMPGVGRVLGLTICLETGDISRFANVGNYSSYCRKVPSRWTSNDKRKGKGNIKNGI